The segment GGAAACAAGCAGAAGGCCGCCGATTTTTTACAGATGAACCGCACCACGCTCATCCAGAAGATGAAACGCCTGGGAATCGAACTGCTCCCCGCCGATGCTCCCATTCCCGTAAAAAAAGACTAAAGTTTTTCCCTGACCCGGACGTAACGAATGGTAAGGGTCAGGCAGGAAACTTTGCAGATGGCTGAAAGGCGCCTCGGGTCCGGCGGTACAAAGAAACGGCACACGGAGCAGCCAAGGGCTTCAACAGGAAGGTCAGGTCAGAGGCGTTATGGCTCGTCGATGGATTATGAATCGGAGAGATCAAGCAGCAGAGGCATTCACCATGTCGATAGAAGAAAAAACGGGTGAACGGAGTGCAGGCCGATCAACCTTCATTACCCGGATTGAGGAAGAACGCGCCCACCGGATCGAAAGGTTGCGTCGCGCCATTGCGGAGGGGACTTATACCGTCCCGACAGAAGACGTGGCCGAGAAGATAATCAACCGCTTCATGCGCCATTCCTGAATCCCCCAGAC is part of the Terriglobia bacterium genome and harbors:
- a CDS encoding flagellar biosynthesis anti-sigma factor FlgM, yielding MSIEEKTGERSAGRSTFITRIEEERAHRIERLRRAIAEGTYTVPTEDVAEKIINRFMRHS